The Tigriopus californicus strain San Diego chromosome 10, Tcal_SD_v2.1, whole genome shotgun sequence region GGATGTAAATTACCCGGATTAGGTTCGCCCATCAACAAGCGAATCGAAGTAAGTACGGCTGCCACATTCAAACTGGGCTTCCAGGTCCCCTGTAAGAACCCGTATTTACACATTTGGTAGACCCCCTACGGTCAGCCCTTAGGCCTTCCGATCAAAGTTGGAAATGAACCGACCTTGGgtggcattttcaaaatatccaGGCAAATTCGGCCATTAGTGTCAATATTGGGATGGTAGATCTGCgtcaaaaattgaacttcaaataatcagaaatatttagtttCTACAACTGCTGGCCAGGCAGACCCCTCAGACTCCTGAATTAGTTCGATACTAGCCTTGAGGTGGCTGGAACGGGTAACGGTCTGGGATGTGGATCTTCAGCCGGAATGTTCCCTTGGCGTAAGGTGAATCCTCGGCGCCAAACATGACCGCGTCCAACTCGTTCAAAGTGGACTCATCGCCACTGAGCCAACAAGAAATCCCAATGGGCGGATTCTTGCAGCAAGCAAAAGCAACATATACCATAAAACAATGTCTAATAACCTGCATGCATAAGCTAGTAGTTACCTTGACCAAATCggcgatttcttttttcatgcgAAGACTTCGTTGCATTGTTTGCTTCGTCAATCTTCGGTAAAGTAAGGTGAAGAAAAAGTAGTTAAAAGATAAAACACGGTCAATGATAGGACTAGCCAAGGCTTTCTCGAAGGAAATGGGTCaaagtttgttgaaaaaaCTGTCAGTACTGGCAGCACTGATAGGTAATAGTTAATGTTAGCAAAAAGATTCTCCATGGAAATTACCAATGAAACATAGCAATCTGATGTATCAAGCAATTGATGCCAAAGTATTCCTCGACCATTTTTCTATTGAGCGCTACAATCAAGCCAGAAAATGTCTAATAAGTCGAATATGACCCTTGACGGCTCGTCACTGGCAATCCTTGGGCAAAAGCATGAACTTCAACATGTTCAGCCTTTTCCCGCCCTGCCATTTGGCTTTTCCTAGGACTAGGACTAGCACTTTGCAATCATAGTTTCAGATAGACATGATTTTGAGCGTAACGAATAAAAACGCACATAATAGAACGATATCATTGCTAAAAGCTCTTTCATATATTACTGTGAATTCATCATTATATGATAGCCTATTTTAGTCAAGTAGATagattttaacaaaaaaaagatcgcACACTAACCCTGTGCTTGATCAGCAGACACATAAATAAACAGTTCAACACTTCAGCAACATACAACAAAACAACCCGAGAAATGTCAATGTCGCCTTCTCATCCGCcgatccaatccaattttcTCATCCCACCTCAGCGAAGGTATTCCTTGAGATGCATCTAATGCATATCAACATGGCCTCGAGAAAAATGCCTTGGATACTGATTGGGAGCATCAGCCTCTTGGGATTAGCGGTTCACGGCTACGAATATGTCAAGGGGCCAGTTTTGGTGGAGGAGATCGCCCCCTGTCCCGGCTTGTACTGTGGTCGAACCCGCCTCAACAAGACGCATAATTCGGCCTGCGGGCAGTGTCCCAGAGGCTGGAAGGTGTCCAACAATACGCATTCCTTGTGCCGAGAATGCCTGGAACAACCTTCTTTGTACGATTGGTTCTTTCTGGCCTTTCACTTTTTGTTGGTCTTGTCGCTTCATTGGTACTTCATCGATGCTTCGGCCAAGCGGCTGAAATTCACCAAAGAGGTGATTCTCTTGCATTTCTGCGCCCTCATCGAGGTGGTTTTGAGCGCGATCCTGACCGTCTTGATCACTGTGCCCTCGGGACGGTTGGCGTTGCACTCGTGTCGGGTCACCCGGCTCTCGGATTGGTACAGTTTCTTTCATAATCCCAATCCCAACTACGAGGAGACGCTTCATTGCACGCAAGAGGTGGTCTACCCGTTGTATAGCTTGGTTTTTGTGTTTTATGTACTGTGCGGACTCACCATGTTGGTGATTCGACCGGGTCTGGCCGCCCGAATTTATCCACGTCGAGGCCAAGCTGCTGTGTATGACGCTTTGTATTTCTTGCCCATTCTGGCCTTGATTCACGGCTTGGGTAGTGGTCTGGTGTATATGGCATATCCGTATATCGTGCTCACTTTGTCTCTCGTGTCATGTGCCAGCCATTTTGCCTTCAAGCTCGACCAATCCATGCGGTCTTTGCTCAAAGGCTGTTTCACCGATCAGCGCAATTTGATCATTCTCATTGGCCATTGGGCGTTGCATGCCTTTGGAATTTTGGCTATTACACAGTTGACTCATCTCGAGTTCCACCTCTCGCTACTCACCCTTATACCATTGCCCGCTCTGTTTTATGTCATAACGGCTAGATTCACGGACCCCGTGAATTTCAAGTCTGATTTCCAGCCTTCGATGGCGCATTGAAGAAACGGTTGGTTCGCAACAAGAATGTTTTTGTATTATTCAATAAAGTATATTGCCTTTTAAACTGACAGCATATTGTAAATGCAGAGGATTACAGGTGATTTTGGACGgatttccatcatttttgaattatCCTTGGGAGATAATGATATACATTCCCAATTCACTTGACGCTTGTGCCTTGTTCACGATAATCCGACTTTTTCTTGACACGACTTCCGGGTCTCAAAACGCACACGTGCCCATCTCAGGATTCTCGTCTAAAGACTTGAAGTCACTATGACTCGTCCCACCACTTCAAGGACCTCGCTTACAtggcaaaaacgaaaaatgtgaaaatggcataaatgaccaagagaaaaacaaaattcgaGAGTCTAGGCGGGGCAGGAAGCGGTAGCTTGGTCACTGGACTAGGAGTAACCTTGGAGGCCCCGTGGGCTTTTCGCAAGGCATGTGGGGACTCCGTACAGGTTTGGCAGATTCGTCGGTTTTGTGCCAGGGCCCGAATATCGCCCACACTCCGTCGGTGCTTCAAGTGACCCGTGGAAGGCTTCTTGTGGGCTTCCCGTCGATGATTACCCAAAAGTTTACCGGAGGCGAAATTCTCCGGACAATCCGGACAATGGTAAGGCAATTGTCGCTTGACCAGATGAGCTTGAATGTGATAGTTGACACTCTCGAGTCCTCGGAACTTCCTCAGGCATTGGGAACATGTGTAATAATTTCGTCCATCCGCTTCTGATTGGGAGGAAACCACGAGTGCGGGTGCTTGGCGTTGTTCAGGATCCATTTTCAAGTCTTAATGAGCACATAGACACCAACGTtatgcttcaaaatttcaaacgtAGAACATTGTAGAAGAGTGACGTGAGAAGCCAGGGGCAACCTTGAGCTCCTTGGTGTCTCTGCACTGCAATGGAAGGCTGACAAGCAGTGTTCAATCATGACGCCAGAGGGCCTAAGTGGATTAGACTGTTGCCCCTCAAGTAGGCTACTTATCCATTGAGTGGATTCGTGTCAATGTGCTTGGAGTGAACAGGGGAATGAACTTTGGATATTGAACTGGATCACCGCCGTGAGgcgacagaaaaaaaaatcaccgaTGAATCGAGACTGACCTGCGTAAAAACCTTGATTTCTCCAGCCGTCTCCAATCCTGCCGCATGCCTACTTACCTAAGTTAGCACCTACCTTCACAAAATTGTGATGTCATATGTTTCGACAGGTTTTATCAGCTGTTAAGCGACCCAAGTGGCAAGACTTGGAACTGTTGATAATTATCACTCTGGTCTGGTCAGATTCCAGGAAACTTGTATAAAATGGGGCATTCTGTCAGTTAGCttaatcaaaatgcattcagATATGATCATTTATTCTTCCAATACAAGTTCTAAAGGGTTATTGCATTTCCATTATCTGATTTCGGGCTCACTCCTTcatctctctgtctttctctatCTCCTAGAGAGATGggcggtaaacgttattctccaccgattggTTGGCGCTgcaacttttttaaacttaacctaaccttatcaaaccgaacctaacctaacctaacccaacctaacctaacacgataataatagcctttaaggtctctctccaaacgTTTCTAACAATTTGtcacaattttaaaaatgagcaccgccaactaatcggtggacAATAACGTTTATCTAGATGAGCTAGTCCGGAAACTAGCTTCGTAAACAAACCTCGCTTAATGTATCGTCCTCTGAGATTGAAATGGGCGGAAAAAGGCGTAGAAATGCTCCCAGGAGACGGCTAATCCCCGACCTGGCCTTGCCCGCTGATCATGTGTCTGTGCAGCATTTTGCAGATGCCAAACCCGACATGAGGGGCAAATCTCGCGTGTCCAAATCCCTCTTGTCGGCCTCTTCAGTCCGTGGACTGGAAAAGCTGAATCAAAGTGGTGCAATCTTAGAAGAACACTCGAGCCTGCCCGACGATTGGGAGGAGCCACTCCACGATTACACTGTGGACAAAATGAAGGGTATGGTCTACGACGTGTTCCCCTCCGATTTCTGGGATGTTTTAAGTCGCCATATCGAACCCCCAGAAGTGCAGACTTTTAGCCTCATCAATCGATACACGTGGGCCATCGTCCGCACGGCGGGATTCTGGGCACAGCTTTTCCGGCGCTATTACCGTCCAGATGCGCATCTGCCGGAAGAATTGGACCCTACCGACATGCGCCGCTTACGAGGTTTGAAGTAAGTACTTTTTTGCTCTCTGTTCAACATGATTGAATTGAGATTGGTGGGCTTATCTTCTCATCATCTTATGATTTTTAGATCCCGTGTGATTCGAAGCCTCTTCTATTTGTACAAACCGTACCTCACGGCCCCTAGAAAGAAAATCCAAGAACCCTACCTCATCAAAGGATACATCTGTCAAAAATGGTGGTTGAATCAGATCAATGGCAAGGGCTTccaattcttcttcaagttcCAGAAACAGAGAAAAtctcaattgaataaatgGGGCCAACGACCAAAAGTTCCGGCTGTTAAGTTTGATCAAGACCAGGTAGAAGATCAGGAAGTCTATTTGGGCGATGGTTCACGGAACATGTCTTATTGTGATATCTTCCATAATCCGGAAGACTCCTGCGTTTTACTGGAGATTCGAACTAACGGCTTTTGCCATGTGCCTTATACAATATTGGGTTCAAAACTGATCGATATCAGTGTGAATGTGTGCGGGGcaggatttcagtttcaaaagctAGCCATGAGTTTTGTTCCGGCACACCAGTATTCAATCAATTGTGATAATCTAACCAGTGTGATATTGAACGGTGTGGCAGCCTTTAGATTGGTGAATTGGTACGAACCAACGTACATGCAAATTGTCAAGTCATAAATATGTTGAAATATAGCCACATTCACGGGAACCAATTAACAAATGCTAACAAGAGTTTTAATTTTAATTGTAGATGTCAGAGCTGGAATGGCTTCAAAATGCTCCCTGCTCAAATCTATTGGAGACTGATATCCGATCGAAAAGCTTCAATTTAGCGCCCTGGAATGGAAATTCAACCGCCAAAGACGCTCGCACTACTTGGAAGAGCGATCGGTTGGTCTTAGAGAACGACCAATTCTTCCAGAATCTTCACATCGGGGATACAACGGCGTTAGAAGCCATCTCCGAGCGATCCACGTGTCCGAAGTgtgaaaaatcaagaaagtaTTACTGCTACTCGTGTTACATCCCCCTCAAGGAGACAGCCAGTCTGATTCCCACTATTCCATCTTTGCCTGTTCAAATTGACGTCATCAAACATCCGCATGAGCTCGATGGAAAGGTGAATTCCGCATAACCCagtgtttcacttttttacgCATTGATTGAATATCTGTTTTCAGAGCTCGGCCATTCATGCCAAGGTCATTTGTCCAAATTCCGTCCGAGTGTTTACCTATCCGGATATTCCGGATtatcaagacgaaaaagtatTGGTTCTCTTTCCGGGCGATAAGGCTGAGAAGTTGGATGACTACTTCCCTCAGCATTTGACTGTACCCCAAAAGAGAGCCCAGTTTCAAAGGATCCTTTTCGTTGATTGTACTTGGCACCAAGTGAAAAGCATTTGCTTGGATGACCGAATTATCAATCTGCCGCAACTGATTTTGGATGACAGGCAAACTGTGTTTTGGCGAAATCAAAAGGGAAAACCCAAAGAATACCTGGCCACAATCGAGGTAAGACCGTCACAAATGAATATCAATGAGGCTAGCTCACATTGTGTTgcatccttttctttttttaggcTATCTATTATTTCTTGCAAGATTACCATACCAAAGTTTTGGGATTGAAGTACGATGGCGAATTTGACAAGCTTTTgttcctcttcaaatttatGCATCACAGATTGCATGAGCTATACAAATAATAAACATCAATGCGATGTGTCAGGCTGTATCCTAATATCTTTCGTTCCAGTCAGGACTAGTTTGAAGCAATGGTTGTGTTGACGAAGCCCACGAGTTTCGGTCAGGATCCCTCGTTTGATAAAGTGCGTATCCTGGGTGTTCTCCAATTGAATAGAGGTCTTGACCTGAGATTTGGGACCCTTGGTAGTCTTGGCGTTAACGCTGAAAATGTCTTGTTTCGTGAAAATGATGGGAATTTTGATGTTGCCGAGGCAGTCCATTActttctttaatttttgttttacatAGCTATCGTGCGAGTATATACGAGTGGAGAGTCGTTCGACGTAATAGAAAGATCCGAGCGAGTCGATAGCAATCAAGAAGAGGTTTGCATTACTACTGATGGCGGCGGGTAGCACGTTAAGAAAGCCTTGAAAGTCCTCAAGCTCACAAATATCCACCATCAGTAGTCGCTTCAAATGCTTCTTAGACATGTCACTTCCGACTTGTTGGCTCAGCATGTCATGGAAATCGTACGCATTGATCGTGTGATCCACGTTAATGAACAAAACTTCGCCATTCTCCGATCCAGTGAGCACTTGGGTGATGATGTGCGCTAGGTATAAGCTTTTTCCCGTGCCCGTGGCCCCGTGTATTTCCATGACTTGATCGGTCCCAAGGCGACATGGAAGACAAGCCAGGGAACGCGGCGTAGGGCGAGGCATCAATCGCTCGGCTAACTCAAGGCCATTTTCTTGGGCAATGGCGGTTAGAATATTCATAGTAAAACGTACCTGAaagcagaagaaaaagaccacTGCTGAGGAGGTGGGCGGGCATTAGTGTATCTAGTCTTCAAAGGTCTGAATGCATTCCAATATTTCGAGGCCACGAATCTTGACGTTTCGTAACCGGGGTAGTCTGCTTTGAAGATCGTCTATGGTTTCTGTTTTTATTTTCGGACATAATGAGACGTCCAAATTTCGGAGGCGAGTTGAAAATTGCGCCAATTGCAAAATCCCGGAAGAAGTGAGTGAACGACACTGTGACACGTTTAACTTAACTAATCTTCGAAGAGCTTGCACACAGCCGACTAGCCCCGAGTCTGTGATGGATGTTTGACTGATATCGACCACTTCTAATGAAGGATTTCGTTCGGAGAGCATGATAAATCCCGTGTCCGAGATGAAAAGGCATTTGCTCAAATTAATTTCTCTCAAGCAGAAGAAATTGAAGGCACGCTGGATCGAAATATCAGTGATATCGCTGTTACAAAGGGTGAGCCGTTCCAAATGGCTAAGCTTGTCCAATTTCGCCATGTCGGTCCAGTCATGACACGTTTCAGCTAAAGTACGAGCAGTACTCATTCGGGCTGCGTCGTTGATGACTTCTCCTTCCGCCGAGGtgcccaaaaatattttgccatctAGCTTCATGCATTCGATGGGTCCGACAAAGGATACTTGGTCTgcctaaaaatattttgccatctAGCTTCATGCATTCGATGGGTCCGACAAAGGATACTTGGTCTACCTTGGCGAGCCCACAGAAGCCAAGGTCACTTAAACGTGGGCACGAGCCGATATTGAGAGCCTTTATTTTGGGACATGTTTCCAAGAGAGTGTGCAAACATGCATCAACCATAGCCTCTTGACAATTTTCCGCACTGAATTCCTCCAAATTAGGGAAAAGCGACAAGATGGCTCGAAAATTCTCCGGCGAGCTCATGAAGGAGCTGACATTGAGTGACCTGAGTGACTTTTGGCTTTTGCTCGAGGCCAAGCCTTTGCGTAGATGTTTGCTCGATGAATCCAACGCAGTACAATCTAAACGCACTAGATTATGCAATTTGGACAAGCAAGTGTCCAATCCCTTGGGAATCGAGAGTAACCTGAGGTTAAGATCTTGAATCTGTTCCATctcttgaaatatttgcaacGATGTGGCTGGATAGTCCAGAAAGACGCGGCGGCATTGATCCAAATCCAATGAGGTCAGGCTCTTTTGGCACCGAACCAAATGAAGCACTCCTTCTTGCGAGATCGGATTCTTGGCCAGTTTAACCGTTCTCAGGTTAAGGTTATCAACCTCGGCAATGTCTTGCAATCTCATGCCATCTAGGTTTGTGTCCACCAAATCCAACGATTGGAGCCGCTGAGCCTGTTTCCGAATGAATTCCAGCAAAACCGAGAAGGTGAGCACCGACCGATTGGGTTTCTTCTCAGAGGCAGGTCCCATTGGTGTCTTGAGAATCGGGCATTTACGGAGCGATAGATGAGCTAGATTGGGCACGCATTCCATCATCCGCTCAAAAACCACATCAGACAGAAATGAGTTATGCGCCAGATCTAAGGTCGTGACTTTGGTTAATACGCCATTTAAGCAGGATCGCTCGAGCTTGCTTTCTAGAATTGTACCCGACATAAATACGTCTCTTAGATTAATCAGGCCGATTTCCCGCAAATTATGGCCCCATTTGAGAATGGCCACCAAATCATTGGGCGAAGCCTCCACCTTCTCCAAGACGAGTGAACTCAGTCTGGGCATGATCTGGCTCCACATGTGAACCCATGAGCCGCCTTCATTGTAATTTAGCGCAATGCCTTGAAGATGGATCTTTGTGAAGGCCCATAAATGAGGGGCGGTCACACGAGGAAATCCCTCCGTTAAATCCAACTGGTTTCGAAATCGGAGCCAAGTGCGTCGATGAAGGCCTTGAGTATGCGTGGCACGATACCAATGTCGGTTCACTAGACTACATTCCAGCACATCGTTCAGATTTAGGTACCCAAAGATCTTGACGAGTAGTTCCTCCGGCAATGGAGGAGGGGTGTCACATGTAGCCATAGCCAAGAGAACGACTAAAAGAGTGTAGCAAATTGGGTTGGATAAGGCCTTACATGCAACAATCCTGATTGACAAACGGAAGAGATTGTCAGTGACTCAAtcgatgatggatggatggatgatgtaAGCAAGATGGGAGGAGCGGCGCCCCTTTGGACCGACTTTTCGGCGTTTTCAAGACTAggtgacccacccactcacccGTTACTCTACATTCAGtttatttttgtcatgaaatCAGCTGATTTAGAAAGAAACTCAGTTTGGCCAGCAGAACCTAGCATCGTGACATTGGCAGAGCGAGCGTTTCTTTCTAACTTCCAACAGAGCCACAATTGGCGATACAGTCAAGTCTCAgcaaatcttgatcttgatcaaatcTTTATTGGGCATTCATTATGGTTTGGTTAGGTTGAAGGATTAAAGATAAGCACCACATATGCACTACAAGATGACAAGGTAGAATATTTAAAGAATTGAAAGAGGTTCCGTGGCTTGTCGTCAAGAGGGCCTACTAGCTTTCGTGAACGTTCTCGTTTGATATCATAAAGATGAAAGTCGACAGTAACCTCAAGGAGCTTCACCGTCATTTTGTTGCGAACGGAAAGCCACAGTATTTCTCGTCTTGTCATGTTTTTTGAATGCAACAAGATATTCAATGATAACTAAGACAGTtgtagaaaaaagaaaatcaatatcCTGCACTCTAAAACTCTCCCCCTTCACATTTGCTTTCTCCCACTCATCCGTCTTTGGTTTCCCGATGTACGCTCTAACCTTTGATTTGGAAGCGCGTCTCGTCAGTTACGAACTGAGCTCCAAAGAAAGGCCCCAGATCGCAACACCTATGGCGCAATTTTAAGCCCTTGGTTCCAGCATTCGCTTGAATTCGCATTCTATCATGAGTCACTCTACCCCACCCCTGGGTCTACTCTGCTGGCGGGTGTATCTCCTAGTTTGGATGGGTTCGCTGGTTCAGGGCTCGTGTGTGAGTCTCTCTTTGGACTCTGGAACCCGAGAGGAGCGCCTGCAAGTGGGCAAAAAGAAGTACGAGATGCTCGTCACCGATGCCAAGATGCCACGCTACGGACCTTGTTGGAAGAAGGCCTTACAGGCCCTGGAAACCGGATGTCAAAACCTCACCGACGATGAGCAGAGCTACATGGCCTTACAATTTGCCAATTGTTTCTTGGCCAAGGCGGGACAAACCACGTATCCTTGTTCCAGGAACCAGGTCCTGAGCGAATGTCTGAAAGATATGGATCACAAGGCCTTTACCACATTCTCCGATTTCTTCACGGTAGGTTTTGATTGATGGCAGAGTAACCCCAAAGATCGATGTTCACATAGATCGTTTCCTGGCTTGACATGTGATACACTCATATTTTTCAGCACACGCACAATATGTGCTACTTTTTGCAATCCCAAGTATGGCACGAGCATACCGAGCAAACTATTGCTAGACTCTCAGCGGCCTCGGCCCAAATGTCGAGTAATCTGGAGGATTCATCCAATCTCCAAATGAACATCATCCAGAATCAGAGGGAGAGCTTGGAATATCAACGGCAAATCGTAGCCAATGGTACGATATTAAGCCAAGCCATTTCCTCGTCTAAAGAGAATGTGAAGGAGATGTTGCAAGAATTTAAGACTTCAACGCTGGAGCAACGAACCATGATATTTGAGATCTTTGAACGTCTAAGCAAGCTCCAGAATCTNNNNNNNNNNNNNNNNNNNNNNNNNNNNNNNNNNNNNNNNTATTTGAGATCTTTGAACGTCTAAGCAAGCTCCAGAATCTGGTGGTCAACGAGGTATCTTGGCTTTACTCCGTGGTCTTCTACGGCTCTTGTCTGCTAGTGGTCTATTTAGGTACAGCCACCAGACGCACTTCCGATGCTCGTCTATTGCTTTATTGTGTCCTCTCGCTAAATTTCCTAATGGATCGGCTTGTGTGTAACCTCAGTCTCCAAGATGGAAGTGAACCAGTTGGCGATATTGAAGACCTCCCGGAGACTATTTACTTCCGGATTTGGTTAATGCGGAAACTGGTTGTCTTCCTTTGCGTTTGCCTCACAGGATACGTGGCTGTTAACTACGTGGACTACAATGTAGTGAACAACAAAATATTGGAAGATATCCGGAAACAGAACGCCGACTTAAAGCTTAATATGGAAACTATTCATGTGGCTAATCGATATTCGAAACCACCTCAACCCAAGGATGTGCTCGATGGAAACGGACCATTGTTGGAAGATCCATTTACGGGAAATTTCACGGATCCCGGAAATTGGGCCGATCGAAGCGAGAACGACGATGACAGTAACTgtgaggacgaggacgatgatgatgatgataccaTGAGCTTCAATTCGACACAAACCGATCAGACCTGGTTTGGGAGATCGGACTTCCATCCCGATCTAAGTGAAGTGTCATCTTGTGAAGATGATGAGGCTGGGCTTGAATTGGGGCTTAGTCTTTTATCCAATATATCATCACATGTGCCAGATAGGTCTCCTCAATGCATACCTAAGGCACCGCCCCGAAGCTCCCAAAGCTCTCGAAGTCGAAGCGTGACTCCATCACCTTCCTTGAACGAAACCACGCACTCATACAATCTACGGAATCGTAGTACTATGTCACGGAAGTCTGATCTGAGGCCGGAATATGCATTTGAAACCGACATGGCCTTTGGCAAAACCATCACACAAATGGCGAACATCACTAAGGTATGACAAATGGATTATCTGGAGAAGtgaattgattatttttccctttttcgataacgagttcatttatttttcagcGCAACTCTGCTAAGATTaaaatggcc contains the following coding sequences:
- the LOC131888762 gene encoding ubiquitin-conjugating enzyme E2 T-like — its product is MQRSLRMKKEIADLVKNPPIGISCWLSGDESTLNELDAVMFGAEDSPYAKGTFRLKIHIPDRYPFQPPQVQFLTQIYHPNIDTNGRICLDILKMPPKGTWKPSLNVAAVLTSIRLLMGEPNPDDPLMSDIAEEFQMRPEFYFKTAQDWTQKYAMESKPTHP
- the LOC131887567 gene encoding JNK1/MAPK8-associated membrane protein-like; translation: MHLMHINMASRKMPWILIGSISLLGLAVHGYEYVKGPVLVEEIAPCPGLYCGRTRLNKTHNSACGQCPRGWKVSNNTHSLCRECLEQPSLYDWFFLAFHFLLVLSLHWYFIDASAKRLKFTKEVILLHFCALIEVVLSAILTVLITVPSGRLALHSCRVTRLSDWYSFFHNPNPNYEETLHCTQEVVYPLYSLVFVFYVLCGLTMLVIRPGLAARIYPRRGQAAVYDALYFLPILALIHGLGSGLVYMAYPYIVLTLSLVSCASHFAFKLDQSMRSLLKGCFTDQRNLIILIGHWALHAFGILAITQLTHLEFHLSLLTLIPLPALFYVITARFTDPVNFKSDFQPSMAH
- the LOC131887566 gene encoding transmembrane protein 183A-like, with amino-acid sequence MGGKRRRNAPRRRLIPDLALPADHVSVQHFADAKPDMRGKSRVSKSLLSASSVRGLEKLNQSGAILEEHSSLPDDWEEPLHDYTVDKMKGMVYDVFPSDFWDVLSRHIEPPEVQTFSLINRYTWAIVRTAGFWAQLFRRYYRPDAHLPEELDPTDMRRLRGLKSRVIRSLFYLYKPYLTAPRKKIQEPYLIKGYICQKWWLNQINGKGFQFFFKFQKQRKSQLNKWGQRPKVPAVKFDQDQVEDQEVYLGDGSRNMSYCDIFHNPEDSCVLLEIRTNGFCHVPYTILGSKLIDISVNVCGAGFQFQKLAMSFVPAHQYSINCDNLTSVILNGVAAFRLVNWYEPTYMQIVKS
- the LOC131887569 gene encoding tRNA-uridine aminocarboxypropyltransferase 1-like, with translation MSELEWLQNAPCSNLLETDIRSKSFNLAPWNGNSTAKDARTTWKSDRLVLENDQFFQNLHIGDTTALEAISERSTCPKCEKSRKYYCYSCYIPLKETASLIPTIPSLPVQIDVIKHPHELDGKSSAIHAKVICPNSVRVFTYPDIPDYQDEKVLVLFPGDKAEKLDDYFPQHLTVPQKRAQFQRILFVDCTWHQVKSICLDDRIINLPQLILDDRQTVFWRNQKGKPKEYLATIEAIYYFLQDYHTKVLGLKYDGEFDKLLFLFKFMHHRLHELYK
- the LOC131887570 gene encoding DNA repair protein XRCC2-like, with the protein product MNILTAIAQENGLELAERLMPRPTPRSLACLPCRLGTDQVMEIHGATGTGKSLYLAHIITQVLTGSENGEVLFINVDHTINAYDFHDMLSQQVGSDMSKKHLKRLLMVDICELEDFQGFLNVLPAAISSNANLFLIAIDSLGSFYYVERLSTRIYSHDSYVKQKLKKVMDCLGNIKIPIIFTKQDIFSVNAKTTKGPKSQVKTSIQLENTQDTHFIKRGILTETRGLRQHNHCFKLVLTGTKDIRIQPDTSH
- the LOC131887565 gene encoding F-box and leucine-rich repeat protein 13-like, which gives rise to MATCDTPPPLPEELLVKIFGYLNLNDVLECSLVNRHWYRATHTQGLHRRTWLRFRNQLDLTEGFPRVTAPHLWAFTKIHLQGIALNYNEGGSWVHMWSQIMPRLSSLVLEKVEASPNDLVAILKWGHNLREIGLINLRDVFMSGTILESKLERSCLNGVLTKVTTLDLAHNSFLSDVVFERMMECVPNLAHLSLRKCPILKTPMGPASEKKPNRSVLTFSVLLEFIRKQAQRLQSLDLVDTNLDGMRLQDIAEVDNLNLRTVKLAKNPISQEGVLHLVRCQKSLTSLDLDQCRRVFLDYPATSLQIFQEMEQIQDLNLRLLSIPKGLDTCLSKLHNLVRLDCTALDSSSKHLRKGLASSKSQKSLRSLNVSSFMSSPENFRAILSLFPNLEEFSAENCQEAMVDACLHTLLETCPKIKALNIGSCPRLSDLGFCGLAKADQVSFVGPIECMKLDGKIFLGTSAEGEVINDAARMSTARTLAETCHDWTDMAKLDKLSHLERLTLCNSDITDISIQRAFNFFCLREINLSKCLFISDTGFIMLSERNPSLEVVDISQTSITDSGLVGCVQALRRLVKLNVSQCRSLTSSGILQLAQFSTRLRNLDVSLCPKIKTETIDDLQSRLPRLRNVKIRGLEILECIQTFED
- the LOC131887571 gene encoding uncharacterized protein LOC131887571, coding for MSHSTPPLGLLCWRVYLLVWMGSLVQGSCVSLSLDSGTREERLQVGKKKYEMLVTDAKMPRYGPCWKKALQALETGCQNLTDDEQSYMALQFANCFLAKAGQTTYPCSRNQVLSECLKDMDHKAFTTFSDFFTHTHNMCYFLQSQVWHEHTEQTIARLSAASAQMSSNLEDSSNLQMNIIQNQRESLEYQRQIVANGTILSQAISSSKENVKEMLQEFKTSTLEQRTMIFEIFERLSNKLQNLVVNEVSWLYSVVFYGSCLLVVYLGTATRRTSDARLLLYCVLSLNFLMDRLVCNLSLQDGSEPVGDIEDLPETIYFRIWLMRKLVVFLCVCLTGYVAVNYVDYNVVNNKILEDIRKQNADLKLNMETIHVANRYSKPPQPKDVLDGNGPLLEDPFTGNFTDPGNWADRSENDDDSNCEDEDDDDDDTMSFNSTQTDQTWFGRSDFHPDLSEVSSCEDDEAGLELGLSLLSNISSHVPDRSPQCIPKAPPRSSQSSRSRSVTPSPSLNETTHSYNLRNRSTMSRKSDLRPEYAFETDMAFGKTITQMANITKRNSAKIKMALKKSKANQSTRGPGFYSSDDNCLDP